A region from the Rhodamnia argentea isolate NSW1041297 chromosome 7, ASM2092103v1, whole genome shotgun sequence genome encodes:
- the LOC115745307 gene encoding single-strand DNA endonuclease 1 isoform X1 produces MGVKNLWDILESCKKTIPLHHLQNKRMCIDLSCWMVQLQNVSKYHNCMKEKVYLKGLFHRLRALIALNCSLIFVTDGSIPAIKLSTYRRRLNSGIEVNRDETNLQNLASLKRNMGSEFSRMIKEAKVLGMALGIPCLDGMEEAEAQCALLNSESHCDGCFTSDSDVFLFGAKTVYRDICLGDGGYVICYEMKDIERQLGFGRNSLIALALLLGSDYSHGVRGFGPESACQIVKSAGDNGVLQKIAYGGLPILKKTKGSKKQQKLHEPNDKENSLPNEFDVNGSKHKSQGNEQFLQVIDAYIRPKCHSADSEAVYRVLANHPFQRIKFQEVCAEMFEWPPEKTDEYILPKIAERDLRRFAKLRSTSSELGVELPLYEIPVKCPVSGIIKQRKLLGVECFEVSWEHLDGLETSIVPADLLESACPEKILEFKAKIAQQKKQKCHKPRPRKLKSELSLAELDLKLQQLLLEINSENGSNPKTNPLSSRAVTSENGRVAIAVDLLDDESLVDQELDIESSCNASMPSSSANTSVAEKEVIDLLSPSPRHPTVTKFKHFGCQHIDVIDLSESDAEASPEHDRKARELRQFIANVRK; encoded by the exons ATGggagtgaagaatttgtgggacaTCTTGGAATCGTGCAAGAAAACCATCCCTCTTCACCACCTTCA GAACAAGAGAATGTGCATCGATCTCTCGTGTTGGATGGTTCAACTGCAAAACGTGAGCAAATACCACAATTGTATGAAGGAAAAGGTTTATCTCAAGGGCCTCTTTCACCGACTCAGAGCTCTCATTGCTCTCAACTGTAGCCTCATTTTCGTCACAG ATGGATCCATTCCTGCAATAAAACTATCCACTTACAGGCGTCGTCTAAATTCGGGAATTGAG GTTAATCGAGATGAAACAAATCTACAGAACTTAGCTTCACTGAAAAGAAACATGGGCTCCGAGTTCTCACGCATGATCAAAGAGGCAAAGGTATTGGGGATGGCACTTGGAATTCCTTGCTTAGATGG GATGGAGGAAGCTGAAGCTCAGTGTGCACTGTTAAACTCAGAATCACATTGT GATGGATGCTTCACCTCCGATTCAGATGTTTTCCTCTTTGGAGCAAAGACTGTTTACAGAGACATTTGCCTTG GCGATGGAGGTTATGTTATCTGTTATGAAATGAAAGACATAGAGAGACAGCTTGGATTTGGAAGAAACTCGTTG ATTGCTCTTGCCCTGCTTCTGGGGAGTGACTATTCCCATGGAGTTCGTGGTTTTGGTCCA GAGTCGGCATGTCAGATAGTAAAATCAGCTGGAGACAATGGGGTCCTTCAAAAGATTGCATATGGGGGATTGCCCATTCTAAAGAAGACAAAAGGTTCAAAGAAACAGCAGAAGCTGCATGAGCCAAATGATAAGGAAAACTCATTGCCTAATGAGTTTGATGTCAATG GTAGTAAGCATAAATCTCAAGGAAAtgaacaatttttgcaagttaTTGATGCATATATTAGGCCAAAGTGTCACTCTGCAGATTCTGAAGCTGTCTACAG GGTCCTTGCAAATCATCCTTTTCAACGTATTAAATTTCAAGAAGTATGTGCTGAGATGTTTGAGTGGCCTCCTGAGAAAACAG ATGAGTATATCCTACCAAAGATTGCAGAGAGAGATTTAAGGAGGTTTGCCAAATTGCGGTCGACATCTTCAGAACTTGGGGTTGAGCTTCCGCTATATGAA ATTCCTGTCAAATGTCCTGTGTCTGGAATCATCAAGCAGAGAAAACTTCTCGGTGTAGAATGTTTTGAGGTCTCATGGGAGCACTTGGACGGACTTGAAACTAGCATCGTGCCTGCTGATCTTTTGGAAAG TGCTTGTCCTGAAAAGATCCTGGAGTTCAAGGCGAAAATAGCTCAGCAGAAAAAACAGAAGTGTCATAAGCCAAGACCCAGAAAATTGAAGAGCGAGTTGTCGCTTGCAGAGCTTGATCTGAAGCTCCAGCAACTGTTGCTCGAAATCAACTCCGAAAATGGCAGCAATCCTAAGACTAATCCACTTTCTTCAAGAGCCGTAACATCAGAAAATGGGAGAGTCGCAATCGCCGTTGATCTATTGGATGATGAGTCATTAGTCGATCAAGAGCTGGACATTGAAAGCAGTTGTAATGCTTCCATGCCCTCTTCTTCGGCTAATACGAGTGTTGCAGAAAAGGAGGTCATCGATCTCTTAAGCCCTTCCCCACGGCATCCAACTGTTACTAAATTCAAGCATTTTGGTTGTCAGCATATTGATGTAATCGATTTAAGCGAGTCCGATGCTGAGGCGTCACCTGAACACGATAGGAAAGCGAGAGAACTACGCCAGTTCATAGCCAATGTTAGGAAATGA
- the LOC115745271 gene encoding methyl-CpG-binding domain-containing protein 13 isoform X2, with the protein MADDSSDDWLPTGWTVDVRVKRSGRKDRLYTSPDGLRFSSKVEVLRYLKTARCNSPQSKEEKNVILEQSVGGACDGIAHINSFPSKEDKKVHPDQFDKNCYDHIVGNSPPLSKEEQKICLENSSKHFLCNAVVSGSPTFKGEKIVCGGAVDSCTLVPEGQKVDLDGPMKMVCSASAEKHSTLTREEDKSSHQQSPGDVCSDPRWIRSSTFKEQKIFSLEESAKEAHENKIESTYPSLRQKNRARHQQPTVNVAVEKAVAEGLPEGWTKEIKVKRKNGTIVRRDPYYTDPVSGYVFRSMKDVRRYLQTGDIGRLAYKPPDKDEIDADLEDSKITSPVPKKQKFSVAETESTDDLGLQHCERVTDNHMSTSDHPEEGVPIPEYAVGSEGTNFSISRLSNAEGLEQNQEKSTCSEKDLPVPEGRALSEEHPQNMVKAEGNKEREVSNQKSQKKKKEIDVPRRASKRLAGIAVDPTVEITTVRANRGPAHVNQEEASQAKGTTSGSGIPPAPQSMDQLGPQQDTKCTGKPEEAKDPSKAVAACKEDPEDSEGNKEDDNKKQGGTQPLQQESLSIASAHPANVESIHKSEEKPVLPFDLPSQDILSDPCIEFAIKTLTGISFDTPTENALEFSKSRNSFGDLAHPNVHGENMETEKEDNEKQGSGAVLPLQKLAQPEKHAGKVSAEENAGDVPGSSLNLPFGDSWADPCIEFAIKTLTGAIPVEYGLDVHDLIQQQMRSSQMQEASDLNLSNAGLDNFCRTDLLWQHSDTAVKPVCRPQAGLVPAAPHTGNVDFQRSSGSVRRQHRQDRGNIRQR; encoded by the exons ATGGCGGACGATAGCTCCGATGATTGGCTTCCTACGGGCTGGACTGTGGATGTGAGAGTGAAGCGGAGTGGTCGAAAGGATAGG CTTTACACCTCTCCTGATGGACTCAGATTTTCTTCCAAGGTGGAGGTGTTGCGCTATCTGAAAACTGCACGATGCAATTCTCCTCAAtcgaaagaggagaaaaatgtCATCCTCGAGCAATCTGTGGGTGGTGCTTGTGATGGCATTGCACACATAAACTCTTTCCCATCAAAAGAGGATAAAAAGGTCCACCCTGATCAATTCGACAAAAATTGCTATGATCACATTGTAGGAAACAGCCCTCCTCTGTCCAAAGAGGAGCAGAAGATCTGCCTTGAGAATTCTTCAAAACATTTTTTGTGCAATGCTGTAGTGAGCGGCTCTCCTACTTTCAAAGGGGAGAAAATTGTTTGTGGCGGTGCTGTAGACAGCTGTACTCTTGTTCCTGAAGGACAGAAGGTCGATCTTGATGGACCCATGAAAATGGTTTGTAGTGCAAGTGCAGAAAAACACTCTACTTTAACCAGAGAGGAGGACAAGAGCAGCCATCAGCAGTCCCCAGGAGATGTTTGCAGTGACCCTCGATGGATCAGATCTTCTACTTTCAAAGAGCAGAAAATATTCAGCCTTGAGGAATCTGCAAAAGAAGCTCATGAAAACAAGATAGAAAGTACCTATCCTAGTTTGAGGCAGAAGAACAGAGCGCGGCATCAGCAGCCTACTGTAAAT GTTGCAGTTGAAAAGGCTGTGGCAGAAGGTTTACCCGAGGGATGGACCAAAGAAATTAAAGTTAAAAGGAAGAATGGTACTATAGTCAGGAGAGATCCG TACTACACTGACCCTGTGAGTGGATATGTATTCCGTTCAATGAAAGATGTCCGTCGCTATCTTCAAACTGGAGACATTGGGAGGCTTGCATATAAGCCCCCAGACAAAGATGAGATTGATGCTGATTTAGAAGACAGCAAAATCACT TCACCTGTTCCCAAGAAGCAGAAATTTTCAGTTGCTGAAACCGAAAGTACAGATGATCTGGGATTGCAACATTGTGAACGTGTGACAGATAATCATATGTCTACATCTGACCATCCTGAAGAAGGAGTGCCCATACCTGAAT ATGCTGTGGGCAGTGAGGGAACTAATTTCAGCATCTCAAGACTTTCAAATGCTGAAGGTCTAGAGCAGAATCAAGAGAAGAGCACTTGCAGTGAAAAGGATCTTCCAGTTCCTGAAGGCAGAGCCCTCTCTGAGGAGCATCCGCAGAATATGGTGAAGGCAGAaggaaacaaagagagagaagtttccaaccaaaaatcccagaagaagaagaaagagattgATGTGCCTCGGCGAGCTTCAAAACGACTGGCTGGAATTGCTGTTGATCCCACGGTGGAAATAACAACAGTTCGAGCAAATAGAGGCCCAGCTCATGTTAATCAGGAGGAAGCCAGTCAGGCTAAAGGTACCACAAGTGGTAGTGGCATTCCTCCGGCACCCCAAAGTATGGATCAGCTTGGGCCGCAACAAGACACAAAATGCACTGGCAAACCGGAGGAAGCTAAAGATCCTTCCAAGGCGGTGGCTGCTTGCAAAGAAGATCCTGAAGACTCAGAAGGAAACAAGGAAGATGATAACAAGAAACAAGGAGGCACACAACCATTGCAACAGGAGAGCTTATCTATTGCAAGTGCACATCCTGCAAATGTTGAATCTATTCATAAATCTGAAGAGAAGCCGGTACTGCCTTTCGATCTGCCTTCTCAGGATATACTTTCAGATCCATGCATCGAGTTTGCTATAAAAACCCTTACCGGTATAAGTTTCGATACTCCCACCGAGAATGCACTTGAATTTAGCAAAAGCAGGAACTCTTTTGGGGACTTGGCTCACCCAAATGTGCATGGTGAAAACATGGAAACTGAGAAAGAGGACAATGAAAAGCAGGGGTCCGGTGCTGTTCTGCCTCTTCAAAAATTAGCTCAGCCAGAAAAACATGCAGGGAAAGTTAGTGCTGAAGAAAATGCTGGTGATGTGCCAGGCTCCTCTCTGAACTTACCTTTTGGGGATTCATGGGCGGATCCATGCATTGAGTTCGCTATAAAAACTCTCACTGGTGCAATTCCTGTGGAGTATGGTTTGGATGTACATGACCTGATCCAGCAACAGATGCGTTCATCACAAATGCAAGAAGCTAGTGACTTGAATTTGTCCAATGCTGGTCTAGATAACTTTTGTAGAACTGATTTGTTGTGGCAGCATTCTGATACGGCAGTTAAACCCGTCTGTAGACCTCAAGCGGGGTTAGTGCCTGCGGCACCACATACTGGTAATGTTGATTTCCAAAGATCAAGTGGAAGTGTTCGACGCCAACACCGTCAGGACAGAGGCAACATACGCCAGAGATAG
- the LOC115745271 gene encoding methyl-CpG-binding domain-containing protein 13 isoform X1, with protein sequence MADDSSDDWLPTGWTVDVRVKRSGRKDRLYTSPDGLRFSSKVEVLRYLKTARCNSPQSKEEKNVILEQSVGGACDGIAHINSFPSKEDKKVHPDQFDKNCYDHIVGNSPPLSKEEQKICLENSSKHFLCNAVVSGSPTFKGEKIVCGGAVDSCTLVPEGQKVDLDGPMKMVCSASAEKHSTLTREEDKSSHQQSPGDVCSDPRWIRSSTFKEQKIFSLEESAKEAHENKIESTYPSLRQKNRARHQQPTVNVAVEKAVAEGLPEGWTKEIKVKRKNGTIVRRDPYYTDPVSGYVFRSMKDVRRYLQTGDIGRLAYKPPDKDEIDADLEDSKITSPVPKKQKFSVAETESTDDLGLQHCERVTDNHMSTSDHPEEGVPIPESCGISVDAVGSEGTNFSISRLSNAEGLEQNQEKSTCSEKDLPVPEGRALSEEHPQNMVKAEGNKEREVSNQKSQKKKKEIDVPRRASKRLAGIAVDPTVEITTVRANRGPAHVNQEEASQAKGTTSGSGIPPAPQSMDQLGPQQDTKCTGKPEEAKDPSKAVAACKEDPEDSEGNKEDDNKKQGGTQPLQQESLSIASAHPANVESIHKSEEKPVLPFDLPSQDILSDPCIEFAIKTLTGISFDTPTENALEFSKSRNSFGDLAHPNVHGENMETEKEDNEKQGSGAVLPLQKLAQPEKHAGKVSAEENAGDVPGSSLNLPFGDSWADPCIEFAIKTLTGAIPVEYGLDVHDLIQQQMRSSQMQEASDLNLSNAGLDNFCRTDLLWQHSDTAVKPVCRPQAGLVPAAPHTGNVDFQRSSGSVRRQHRQDRGNIRQR encoded by the exons ATGGCGGACGATAGCTCCGATGATTGGCTTCCTACGGGCTGGACTGTGGATGTGAGAGTGAAGCGGAGTGGTCGAAAGGATAGG CTTTACACCTCTCCTGATGGACTCAGATTTTCTTCCAAGGTGGAGGTGTTGCGCTATCTGAAAACTGCACGATGCAATTCTCCTCAAtcgaaagaggagaaaaatgtCATCCTCGAGCAATCTGTGGGTGGTGCTTGTGATGGCATTGCACACATAAACTCTTTCCCATCAAAAGAGGATAAAAAGGTCCACCCTGATCAATTCGACAAAAATTGCTATGATCACATTGTAGGAAACAGCCCTCCTCTGTCCAAAGAGGAGCAGAAGATCTGCCTTGAGAATTCTTCAAAACATTTTTTGTGCAATGCTGTAGTGAGCGGCTCTCCTACTTTCAAAGGGGAGAAAATTGTTTGTGGCGGTGCTGTAGACAGCTGTACTCTTGTTCCTGAAGGACAGAAGGTCGATCTTGATGGACCCATGAAAATGGTTTGTAGTGCAAGTGCAGAAAAACACTCTACTTTAACCAGAGAGGAGGACAAGAGCAGCCATCAGCAGTCCCCAGGAGATGTTTGCAGTGACCCTCGATGGATCAGATCTTCTACTTTCAAAGAGCAGAAAATATTCAGCCTTGAGGAATCTGCAAAAGAAGCTCATGAAAACAAGATAGAAAGTACCTATCCTAGTTTGAGGCAGAAGAACAGAGCGCGGCATCAGCAGCCTACTGTAAAT GTTGCAGTTGAAAAGGCTGTGGCAGAAGGTTTACCCGAGGGATGGACCAAAGAAATTAAAGTTAAAAGGAAGAATGGTACTATAGTCAGGAGAGATCCG TACTACACTGACCCTGTGAGTGGATATGTATTCCGTTCAATGAAAGATGTCCGTCGCTATCTTCAAACTGGAGACATTGGGAGGCTTGCATATAAGCCCCCAGACAAAGATGAGATTGATGCTGATTTAGAAGACAGCAAAATCACT TCACCTGTTCCCAAGAAGCAGAAATTTTCAGTTGCTGAAACCGAAAGTACAGATGATCTGGGATTGCAACATTGTGAACGTGTGACAGATAATCATATGTCTACATCTGACCATCCTGAAGAAGGAGTGCCCATACCTGAAT CTTGTGGAATTTCTGTAGATGCTGTGGGCAGTGAGGGAACTAATTTCAGCATCTCAAGACTTTCAAATGCTGAAGGTCTAGAGCAGAATCAAGAGAAGAGCACTTGCAGTGAAAAGGATCTTCCAGTTCCTGAAGGCAGAGCCCTCTCTGAGGAGCATCCGCAGAATATGGTGAAGGCAGAaggaaacaaagagagagaagtttccaaccaaaaatcccagaagaagaagaaagagattgATGTGCCTCGGCGAGCTTCAAAACGACTGGCTGGAATTGCTGTTGATCCCACGGTGGAAATAACAACAGTTCGAGCAAATAGAGGCCCAGCTCATGTTAATCAGGAGGAAGCCAGTCAGGCTAAAGGTACCACAAGTGGTAGTGGCATTCCTCCGGCACCCCAAAGTATGGATCAGCTTGGGCCGCAACAAGACACAAAATGCACTGGCAAACCGGAGGAAGCTAAAGATCCTTCCAAGGCGGTGGCTGCTTGCAAAGAAGATCCTGAAGACTCAGAAGGAAACAAGGAAGATGATAACAAGAAACAAGGAGGCACACAACCATTGCAACAGGAGAGCTTATCTATTGCAAGTGCACATCCTGCAAATGTTGAATCTATTCATAAATCTGAAGAGAAGCCGGTACTGCCTTTCGATCTGCCTTCTCAGGATATACTTTCAGATCCATGCATCGAGTTTGCTATAAAAACCCTTACCGGTATAAGTTTCGATACTCCCACCGAGAATGCACTTGAATTTAGCAAAAGCAGGAACTCTTTTGGGGACTTGGCTCACCCAAATGTGCATGGTGAAAACATGGAAACTGAGAAAGAGGACAATGAAAAGCAGGGGTCCGGTGCTGTTCTGCCTCTTCAAAAATTAGCTCAGCCAGAAAAACATGCAGGGAAAGTTAGTGCTGAAGAAAATGCTGGTGATGTGCCAGGCTCCTCTCTGAACTTACCTTTTGGGGATTCATGGGCGGATCCATGCATTGAGTTCGCTATAAAAACTCTCACTGGTGCAATTCCTGTGGAGTATGGTTTGGATGTACATGACCTGATCCAGCAACAGATGCGTTCATCACAAATGCAAGAAGCTAGTGACTTGAATTTGTCCAATGCTGGTCTAGATAACTTTTGTAGAACTGATTTGTTGTGGCAGCATTCTGATACGGCAGTTAAACCCGTCTGTAGACCTCAAGCGGGGTTAGTGCCTGCGGCACCACATACTGGTAATGTTGATTTCCAAAGATCAAGTGGAAGTGTTCGACGCCAACACCGTCAGGACAGAGGCAACATACGCCAGAGATAG
- the LOC115745383 gene encoding putative uncharacterized protein DDB_G0287975 isoform X2 — protein MQIQLKCSCGDGSCPEWAIIELQGVVEVQPSFQDQLQNLEIGKLCRPSSQDVYTFTVGYHELTGTKVPLKKPFLVLKKVKLGDTEQSSNNDSADSAKVELEVVGIIRHRILFKTRPKALISQPVVKERARASGSIGSN, from the exons ATGCAGATCCAATTGAAGTGTAGCTGCGGGGATGGAAGCTGCCCTGAGTGGGCCATTATCGAATTGCAAGGTGTGGTTGAAGTTCAACCTTCGTTCCAAGATCAGCTGCAAAACCTTGAAATTGGAAAGCTTTGTCGTCCTTCGTCGCAG GATGTCTACACTTTTACTGTTGGCTATCATGAGTTAACGGGCACAAAAGTGCCGCTGAAGAAGCCATTTCTGGTATTGAAGAAAGTAAAACTCGGGGATACGGAGCAAAGCTCTAATAATGATTCAGCTGATTCAGCGAAGGTTGAGCTTGAAGTTGTTGGCATTATCAGGCATCGGATATTGTTCAAGACCAGGCCAAAGGCCCTCATTTCCC AACCAGTTGTCAAGGAAAGAGCGCGTGCATCAGGTTCTATCGGGTCAAACTAA
- the LOC115745349 gene encoding membrane steroid-binding protein 1, translating to MALQLWETLKESIVAYTGLSPATFFTVVALGLAVYYVVSGLFGSSPDHHQRPRDLHEQMQPLPPPVQLGEISEDELKQYDGSDLKKPLLMAIKGQIYDVSQSRMFYGPGGPYALFAGKDASRALAKMSFEEKDLTGDISGLGPFEIDALQDWEYKFMSKYVKVGTIKKTIPVTEGASTAESAEVADKDVPKTSEDGPSESTEAKNEETPSSVKPEDAE from the exons ATGGCTCTGCAACTGTGGGAGACCCTCAAAGAATCCATCGTCGCCTACACGGGCCTGTCCCCGGCGACTTTCTTCACCGTCGTCGCCCTCGGGCTCGCCGTCTACTATGTCGTGTCCGGCCTCTTCGGGTCGTCGCCCGACCACCACCAGAGGCCCAGGGACCTCCATGAGCAGATGCAGCCCCTCCCTCCTCCTGTTCAGCTTGGCGAGATCTCCGAGGACGAGCTCAAGCAGTACGACGGCTCCGACCTCAAGAAGCCTCTCTTGATGGCCATCAAGGGGCAGATCTACGATGTCTCTCAGAGCAG GATGTTTTATGGGCCAGGGGGTCCTTATGCTCTATTTGCTGGAAAGGATGCAAGCAGAGCTCTTGCAAAGATGTCATTCGAAGAGAAAGATCTGACTGGGGATATATCTGGTCTTGGCCCATTTGAAATCGATGCTTTGCAGGACTGGGAGTACAAGTTCATGAGCAAGTATGTTAAGGTCGGAACCATCAAGAAGACCATCCCAGTGACAGAAGGAGCATCCACTGCTGAGTCTGCAGAAGTTGCTGATAAAGATGTGCCTAAGACGAGCGAAGATGGCCCATCAGAGAGCACTGAGGCTAAAAATGAAGAAACCCCTTCATCTGTCAAACCTGAGGATGCTGAATGA
- the LOC115745307 gene encoding single-strand DNA endonuclease 1 isoform X2, whose translation MGVKNLWDILESCKKTIPLHHLQNKRMCIDLSCWMVQLQNVSKYHNCMKEKVYLKGLFHRLRALIALNCSLIFVTDGSIPAIKLSTYRRRLNSGIEVNRDETNLQNLASLKRNMGSEFSRMIKEAKVLGMALGIPCLDGMEEAEAQCALLNSESHCDGCFTSDSDVFLFGAKTVYRDICLGDGGYVICYEMKDIERQLGFGRNSLIALALLLGSDYSHGVRGFGPESACQIVKSAGDNGVLQKIAYGGLPILKKTKGSKKQQKLHEPNDKENSLPGSKHKSQGNEQFLQVIDAYIRPKCHSADSEAVYRVLANHPFQRIKFQEVCAEMFEWPPEKTDEYILPKIAERDLRRFAKLRSTSSELGVELPLYEIPVKCPVSGIIKQRKLLGVECFEVSWEHLDGLETSIVPADLLESACPEKILEFKAKIAQQKKQKCHKPRPRKLKSELSLAELDLKLQQLLLEINSENGSNPKTNPLSSRAVTSENGRVAIAVDLLDDESLVDQELDIESSCNASMPSSSANTSVAEKEVIDLLSPSPRHPTVTKFKHFGCQHIDVIDLSESDAEASPEHDRKARELRQFIANVRK comes from the exons ATGggagtgaagaatttgtgggacaTCTTGGAATCGTGCAAGAAAACCATCCCTCTTCACCACCTTCA GAACAAGAGAATGTGCATCGATCTCTCGTGTTGGATGGTTCAACTGCAAAACGTGAGCAAATACCACAATTGTATGAAGGAAAAGGTTTATCTCAAGGGCCTCTTTCACCGACTCAGAGCTCTCATTGCTCTCAACTGTAGCCTCATTTTCGTCACAG ATGGATCCATTCCTGCAATAAAACTATCCACTTACAGGCGTCGTCTAAATTCGGGAATTGAG GTTAATCGAGATGAAACAAATCTACAGAACTTAGCTTCACTGAAAAGAAACATGGGCTCCGAGTTCTCACGCATGATCAAAGAGGCAAAGGTATTGGGGATGGCACTTGGAATTCCTTGCTTAGATGG GATGGAGGAAGCTGAAGCTCAGTGTGCACTGTTAAACTCAGAATCACATTGT GATGGATGCTTCACCTCCGATTCAGATGTTTTCCTCTTTGGAGCAAAGACTGTTTACAGAGACATTTGCCTTG GCGATGGAGGTTATGTTATCTGTTATGAAATGAAAGACATAGAGAGACAGCTTGGATTTGGAAGAAACTCGTTG ATTGCTCTTGCCCTGCTTCTGGGGAGTGACTATTCCCATGGAGTTCGTGGTTTTGGTCCA GAGTCGGCATGTCAGATAGTAAAATCAGCTGGAGACAATGGGGTCCTTCAAAAGATTGCATATGGGGGATTGCCCATTCTAAAGAAGACAAAAGGTTCAAAGAAACAGCAGAAGCTGCATGAGCCAAATGATAAGGAAAACTCATTGCCT GGTAGTAAGCATAAATCTCAAGGAAAtgaacaatttttgcaagttaTTGATGCATATATTAGGCCAAAGTGTCACTCTGCAGATTCTGAAGCTGTCTACAG GGTCCTTGCAAATCATCCTTTTCAACGTATTAAATTTCAAGAAGTATGTGCTGAGATGTTTGAGTGGCCTCCTGAGAAAACAG ATGAGTATATCCTACCAAAGATTGCAGAGAGAGATTTAAGGAGGTTTGCCAAATTGCGGTCGACATCTTCAGAACTTGGGGTTGAGCTTCCGCTATATGAA ATTCCTGTCAAATGTCCTGTGTCTGGAATCATCAAGCAGAGAAAACTTCTCGGTGTAGAATGTTTTGAGGTCTCATGGGAGCACTTGGACGGACTTGAAACTAGCATCGTGCCTGCTGATCTTTTGGAAAG TGCTTGTCCTGAAAAGATCCTGGAGTTCAAGGCGAAAATAGCTCAGCAGAAAAAACAGAAGTGTCATAAGCCAAGACCCAGAAAATTGAAGAGCGAGTTGTCGCTTGCAGAGCTTGATCTGAAGCTCCAGCAACTGTTGCTCGAAATCAACTCCGAAAATGGCAGCAATCCTAAGACTAATCCACTTTCTTCAAGAGCCGTAACATCAGAAAATGGGAGAGTCGCAATCGCCGTTGATCTATTGGATGATGAGTCATTAGTCGATCAAGAGCTGGACATTGAAAGCAGTTGTAATGCTTCCATGCCCTCTTCTTCGGCTAATACGAGTGTTGCAGAAAAGGAGGTCATCGATCTCTTAAGCCCTTCCCCACGGCATCCAACTGTTACTAAATTCAAGCATTTTGGTTGTCAGCATATTGATGTAATCGATTTAAGCGAGTCCGATGCTGAGGCGTCACCTGAACACGATAGGAAAGCGAGAGAACTACGCCAGTTCATAGCCAATGTTAGGAAATGA
- the LOC115745383 gene encoding putative uncharacterized protein DDB_G0287975 isoform X1, whose protein sequence is MQIQLKCSCGDGSCPEWAIIELQGVVEVQPSFQDQLQNLEIGKLCRPSSQDVYTFTVGYHELTGTKVPLKKPFLVLKKVKLGDTEQSSNNDSADSAKVELEVVGIIRHRILFKTRPKALISRAEPVVKERARASGSIGSN, encoded by the exons ATGCAGATCCAATTGAAGTGTAGCTGCGGGGATGGAAGCTGCCCTGAGTGGGCCATTATCGAATTGCAAGGTGTGGTTGAAGTTCAACCTTCGTTCCAAGATCAGCTGCAAAACCTTGAAATTGGAAAGCTTTGTCGTCCTTCGTCGCAG GATGTCTACACTTTTACTGTTGGCTATCATGAGTTAACGGGCACAAAAGTGCCGCTGAAGAAGCCATTTCTGGTATTGAAGAAAGTAAAACTCGGGGATACGGAGCAAAGCTCTAATAATGATTCAGCTGATTCAGCGAAGGTTGAGCTTGAAGTTGTTGGCATTATCAGGCATCGGATATTGTTCAAGACCAGGCCAAAGGCCCTCATTTCCC GAGCAGAACCAGTTGTCAAGGAAAGAGCGCGTGCATCAGGTTCTATCGGGTCAAACTAA